Proteins from one Maniola hyperantus chromosome 25, iAphHyp1.2, whole genome shotgun sequence genomic window:
- the LOC117993941 gene encoding uncharacterized protein, protein MRLLTCLTAFGLVGLVMAASSPNDEADKKVATGGYYPEELVKYKATNHDIVKLVVPLNALNLEEVFDSSLGSNKLIMNNGILLFFVEADVLPDSSRVDQGLYVLKEGKTTKILDYGRDAAASRDNSTKAFFGAKDGIYVYNPETNSADKYGTITDSIIAIDMDRFGTVIYILTEDRDVYKVTDNGEKKEKLDDIVKPKQMVLDYQNNLYFFSVDKVPYVRTADGVKRIEGLPEATGTVTLFKPPRILENAAPVIINNKVHIMYPNGTSRATIFEFNPKALPTALAPEALQVQYYAYDKKIYEYNQLVIFIMYNSLMKGLDSYLENKSS, encoded by the coding sequence ATGAGACTGCTGACATGCTTGACAGCGTTTGGGCTGGTCGGTCTTGTAATGGCCGCGTCCAGCCCTAACGACGAAGCAGACAAGAAAGTTGCAACAGGAGGATATTATCCAGAAGAACTTGTTAAATATAAAGCAACAAACCATGATATCGTCAAGTTGGTTGTACCTCTTAACGCACTCAATTTAGAAGAAGTCTTCGACAGCTCATTAGGATCGAATAAACTTATAATGAACAATGGCATACTATTATTCTTCGTTGAAGCAGATGTCCTGCCAGACAGCAGCCGTGTAGATCAAGGATTGTACGTCCTCAAGGAAGGAAAAACCACAAAAATTCTGGACTATGGCAGAGACGCCGCTGCGTCAAGAGACAATAGCACAAAAGCTTTCTTTGGAGCTAAAGATGGAATTTACGTGTACAACCCAGAGACAAATTCCGCTGACAAATATGGAACAATCACAGATAGCATTATTGCAATCGATATGGATAGATTTGGTACAGTGATTTACATTTTGACTGAAGATCGTGACGTGTACAAAGTTACTGATAACGGCGAGAAGAAAGAGAAACTAGATGACATTGTTAAACCCAAGCAAATGGTTTTAGATTACCAGAACAACCTGTACTTCTTTTCCGTTGATAAGGTACCATACGTCCGCACAGCTGACGGTGTAAAGAGAATTGAAGGTCTCCCAGAAGCCACAGGAACTGTAACCCTTTTTAAACCTCCTAGGATCCTTGAGAATGCAGCACCAGTTATCATTAATAACAAAGTGCACATTATGTACCCCAACGGTACCAGTAGAGCTACAATTTTTGAATTCAACCCTAAAGCGTTACCGACCGCTCTCGCCCCAGAAGCGTTGCAGGTACAATACTATGCTTACGATAAGAAAATCTATGAATACAATCAATTAGTTATATTCATAATGTATAACTCCCTCATGAAAGGTCTCGACAGCTACCTCGAGAATAAATCATCGTAA
- the LOC117993901 gene encoding uncharacterized protein — protein sequence MEFNMRLLSYFTTFALIGLLVGDPIPYKEDQPLVVTMDYYRDELIIYRGKYDIVKILVPINSLNFDEAESNESESLEDDTDIILFFVEAEEQPDGTRQDKGLYVFKEGKATKILTNGRDASASGDDSKLVFFGAADGLYVYNQTTNSADKYGPITDGIVAIAKEKTGDVLYILTEDREVFKVSDNGEKKEKLDDVVNAKEIVLDYSDNLYFFADDKKPYVRTTDGVKPIEGLPEDISKVKLIKPPFILDDSVPFLADNKVYIISSDGTSEVSDIGFRSKAKPTAYAPEAALVQYYAFDKNIYEYNILKLLMEAANEELRNYLNSKATDIRTLASKTISQAALTKTKPKA from the exons ATGG AATTCAACATGAGACTCCTGTCGTACTTCACAACTTTCGCGCTGATCGGTCTACTGGTTGGAGATCCCATCCCTTATAAAGAGGATCAGCCTCTTGTAGTAACAATGGATTATTACAGGGATGAACTTATTATATACAGAGGCAAGTATGACATAGTCAAAATACTTGTTCCAATTAACTCACTCAACTTCGACGAAGCAGAATCCAATGAATCAGAATCACTTGAAGATGATACCGACATCATCTTATTCTTCGTGGAAGCTGAAGAACAGCCTGACGGAACTCGTCAAGACAAAGGACTCTACGTTTTCAAGGAAGGAAAAGCTACAAAGATTCTCACCAACGGTAGAGATGCTTCTGCATCAGGAGATGACagtaaactagttttctttggAGCTGCAGATGGACTCTATGTATATAACCAAACAACTAATTCTGCTGACAAGTACGGACCAATAACAGACGGTATCGTCGCAATCGCCAAAGAAAAAACAGGAGATGTACTATACATTTTGACTGAAGACCGTGAAGTGTTCAAAGTTAGTGATAACGGTGAGAAAAAAGAGAAATTAGATGATGTTGTGAACGCTAAAGAAATTGTTTTGGATTATTCAGACAACCTCTACTTCTTTGCCGATGATAAGAAACCGTATGTGCGTACAACTGATGGTGTGAAACCTATAGAGGGTCTGCCAGAAGATATTTCCAAAGTCAAACTTATTAAGCCTCCATTCATTCTTGATGATTCTGTGCCGTTCTTAGCTGATAACAAAGTGTACATCATAAGCAGTGACGGTACAAGTGAAGTTAGTGATATTGGGTTCAGATCAAAAGCGAAGCCGACTGCGTATGCTCCAGAAGCAGCATTGGTCCAATACTATGCTTTTGATAAGAATATCTACGAATATAACATCTTGAAGTTGCTCATGGAAGCTGCGAACGAGGAGCTCAGAAATTACCTCAACTCAAAAGCAACTGACATCAGAACACTTGCATCAAAGACCATAAGTCAGGCGGCACTCACTAAAACTAAACCTAAAGCTTAA
- the LOC138404072 gene encoding uncharacterized protein, giving the protein MRQLTCFIAFALVGLLAATPTSNDENYEKVLVRPNFYIKDFIEYKAKHDIVNIVVPLNWLNFRVPSTTPSEWDEIVSNFVLFFVEADVQPDGSRVDQGLYVFKEGKATKILDNGRDAATSSDESQKAFFGAKDGLYVYNQKTNSADKYGPITDSIISIDMEKLGEVIYILTEDGDVYKVTDNDFKMRLLTCFTAFALVGLLAAAPTSNDEDNEKVVVTQEFYIKDFVKYKAEHDIVNLIVPINSLNFEENDSSSSESNEVDSDFIIFFVEADVQPDGSRVDQGLYVLKEGKAKKILDYGRDAAASGDDSKKAFFGAKDGLYVYNRKTNSADKYGPITDSIIAIDMEKLGEVIYILTEDLEVYKVTDNGEKKENLEDVVKAKQIVVDFENNLYFFSDDKVPYVRTADDVKKIEGLPEATGTVTLFKPPFFLDEGAPVIINNKVYLMYPNGTSEDTDFEFEHKAIPTALAPEATLVQYYAYDKKIYEYNVLALIISSLVEEITDYLQKQSTEINKFASKKTNLKRKLQPSETSLKIKSHA; this is encoded by the exons ATGAGACAACTGACGTGCTTTATAGCTTTTGCGCTGGTCGGCCTTCTAGCTGCCACTCCCACCTCTAACGATGAAAACTATGAGAAAGTTCTAGTAAGACCGAATTTCTACATCAAAGATTTTATTGAATATAAGGCAAAACATGATATCGTTAACATAGTTGTACCTCTTAATTGGCTCAACTTTCGTGTACCCTCTACCACCCCCTCTGAATGGGACGAAATAGTCAGTAACTTTGTATTATTCTTCGTTGAAGCTGATGTCCAGCCAGATGGCAGCCGTGTAGATCAAGGATTGTATGTCTTCAAGGAAGGAAAAGCCACAAAAATTCTGGACAACGGCAGAGACGCCGCTACGTCAAGCGACGAAAGTCAAAAAGCTTTTTTCGGGGCTAAGGACGGACTTTACGTGTACAATCAAAAGACAAACTCAGCTGATAAATATGGACCAATCACGGATAGCATTATTTCAATCGATATGGAGAAACTTGGTGAAGTAATATACATTTTGACTGAAGATGGTGACGTGTACAAAGTTACTGATAACG ATTTCAAAATGAGACTACTGACGTGCTTCACAGCTTTTGCGCTGGTCGGCCTTCTGGCTGCCGCTCCCACCTCTAACGACGAAGACAATGAGAAAGTTGTAGTAACACAGGAGTTTTACATCAAAGATTTTGTTAAATATAAGGCAGAACACGATATCGTTAACTTAATTGTACCTATTAACTCGCTCAATTTTGAAGAAAATGACTCTAGCTCATCTGAATCAAATGAAGTAGATAGTGACTTTATAATATTCTTCGTTGAAGCTGACGTCCAGCCAGATGGCAGCCGTGTAGATCAAGGACTCTACGTCCTTAAGGAAGGAAAGGCCAAGAAAATTCTGGACTATGGCAGAGATGCCGCTGCGTCAGGAGACGACAGCAAAAAAGCTTTCTTCGGAGCTAAAGACGGACTTTACGTGTACAACCGAAAGACAAATTCCGCAGACAAATATGGCCCAATCACGGATAGCATTATTGCAATCGATATGGAGAAACTTGGTGAAGTAATTTACATTTTGACTGAAGATCTTGAAGTGTACAAAGTTACTGATAACGGCGAGAAGAAAGAGAACTTAGAAGACGTTGTTAAAGCTAAGCAGATCGTTGTGGATTTCGAAAATAACTTGTACTTCTTTTCCGATGATAAGGTACCATACGTCCGCACAGCTGATGATGTGAAGAAAATTGAGGGTCTTCCAGAAGCTACAGGAACTGTAACCCTTTTCAAACCTCCTTTCTTTCTTGATGAGGGAGCACcagttattattaataacaaaGTGTACCTTATGTACCCTAACGGTACCAGTGAAGATACAGATTTTGAATTCGAACATAAAGCGATACCGACCGCTCTCGCCCCAGAAGCGACGCTCGTTCAATACTACGCTTACGATAAGAAAATCTACGAATACAACGTGTTAGCTTTAATTATAAGCTCTCTCGTAGAAGAGATCACCGATTACCTCCAGAAACAATCAACGGAAATTAACAAGTTCGCCTCAAAGAAAACAAATCTGAAGCGTAAATTACAGCCTTCTGAAACCTCTCTGAAAATAAAATCTCATGCTTAA
- the Pu gene encoding GTP cyclohydrolase 1 isoform X1 yields the protein MKELVSTSQCLENGNGAIIIAKNGNKNGDNENLNMAAVNGNGKDITEVPVPPSSLIRRVSSRSIRNSISEEKENGDACAGKGSFVNKYTKKPEALKSFHMNEADSELEVPGTPMTPRTSTTPGHENCTFHHDLELDHRPPTREALLPDMANSYRLLLTGLGEDPERQGLLKTPERAAKAMLFFTKGYDQSLEEVLNNAIFDEDTDEMVVVKDIEMFSMCEHHLVPFYGKVSIGYLPQGKILGLSKLARIVEIFSRRLQVQERLTKQIAVAVTQAVRPAGVAVVIEGV from the exons ATGAAAATCTAAACATGGCCGCCGTAAATGGAAATGGAAAAGACATAACAGAAGTCCCCGTGCCGCCATCTTCCCTAATCAGACGCGTCAGTTCACGCTccattcgaaattcaatatcagaagaaaaagaaaatggcgACGCGTGCGCGGGAAAAGGTTCCTTCGTCAACAAATATACCAAGAAACCAGAAGCCCTGAAGAGTTTTCACATGAACGAAGCGGACAGTGAACTTGAAGTACCAGGAACGCCAATGACACCTAGAACATCTACCACACCTG GCCATGAGAACTGCACTTTCCACCACGACCTGGAGCTGGACCACAGGCCGCCCACGCGGGAGGCTCTCCTCCCCGATATGGCTAACTCCTATCGGTTGCTACTCAcag GACTGGGTGAAGACCCAGAGAGACAGGGTCTGCTGAAGACGCCAGAGCGTGCTGCGAAGGCGATGCTGTTCTTCACCAAAGGATACGATCAAAGTTTAGAAG AGGTGCTAAACAACGCCATCTTCGACGAGGACACGGATGAAATGGTGGTGGTGAAGGACATTGAAATGTTCTCCATGTGCGAGCACCATCTCGTGCCGTTCTACGGGAAGGTTTCCATCGGGTATCTGCCCCAGGGGAAGATCCTTGGACTCAGCAAGCTGGCTAG AATCGTGGAGATATTCTCTCGCCGTCTGCAAGTGCAAGAGCGTCTGACGAAGCAGATCGCCGTGGCGGTGACGCAGGCGGTGCGCCCAGCCGGTGTCGCCGTGGTAATCGAGGGAGTGTga
- the Pu gene encoding GTP cyclohydrolase 1 isoform X2, translated as MAAVNGNGKDITEVPVPPSSLIRRVSSRSIRNSISEEKENGDACAGKGSFVNKYTKKPEALKSFHMNEADSELEVPGTPMTPRTSTTPGHENCTFHHDLELDHRPPTREALLPDMANSYRLLLTGLGEDPERQGLLKTPERAAKAMLFFTKGYDQSLEEVLNNAIFDEDTDEMVVVKDIEMFSMCEHHLVPFYGKVSIGYLPQGKILGLSKLARIVEIFSRRLQVQERLTKQIAVAVTQAVRPAGVAVVIEGV; from the exons ATGGCCGCCGTAAATGGAAATGGAAAAGACATAACAGAAGTCCCCGTGCCGCCATCTTCCCTAATCAGACGCGTCAGTTCACGCTccattcgaaattcaatatcagaagaaaaagaaaatggcgACGCGTGCGCGGGAAAAGGTTCCTTCGTCAACAAATATACCAAGAAACCAGAAGCCCTGAAGAGTTTTCACATGAACGAAGCGGACAGTGAACTTGAAGTACCAGGAACGCCAATGACACCTAGAACATCTACCACACCTG GCCATGAGAACTGCACTTTCCACCACGACCTGGAGCTGGACCACAGGCCGCCCACGCGGGAGGCTCTCCTCCCCGATATGGCTAACTCCTATCGGTTGCTACTCAcag GACTGGGTGAAGACCCAGAGAGACAGGGTCTGCTGAAGACGCCAGAGCGTGCTGCGAAGGCGATGCTGTTCTTCACCAAAGGATACGATCAAAGTTTAGAAG AGGTGCTAAACAACGCCATCTTCGACGAGGACACGGATGAAATGGTGGTGGTGAAGGACATTGAAATGTTCTCCATGTGCGAGCACCATCTCGTGCCGTTCTACGGGAAGGTTTCCATCGGGTATCTGCCCCAGGGGAAGATCCTTGGACTCAGCAAGCTGGCTAG AATCGTGGAGATATTCTCTCGCCGTCTGCAAGTGCAAGAGCGTCTGACGAAGCAGATCGCCGTGGCGGTGACGCAGGCGGTGCGCCCAGCCGGTGTCGCCGTGGTAATCGAGGGAGTGTga